The sequence below is a genomic window from Candidatus Babeliales bacterium.
GCTGCAAAATTTTGTGCAAGTTGATTTATTGTTTTATGGTCATTAATAACCCATAGTTGATGTATTGCCTCATCTTCAGTAATAATTTGCTGGCTTGGTTTGTTTCTTGCAATAGTTTCAATAATTATATCGATTGTTGGGTTATTTTTGTAGGTTAGCACAATTGGATCTATCTGTGCCTGCTGAATTTTGGTAAACGTTGTTACTGCTCTTTTTTTTGCTGAAATTATTTTTTCGTGCGGTTTAATGAGGCCGTCTCGATAATTTTGCAACGCAAGCTCACCAATAATGCCATACATTTTTTTGTTATTTTTTTGTTGGCAGTAAAGATAATAAGCAGGTTGGGTATCTTGTTGAATAATGTTCTTTTCTATCAGTTCATTCAGATACTCTTTGCCTTTGCTAGCTGCCGTTTTAGTATATAATTCTGAGTCGGGCATAAGATTGATGTCTGGTCGAATGATGTGAATAAAATTTTCTGGATGAGTACGTGCAAATTCATGCGCATAGGTTGGGTTCATTGAGTTGTAAGGCGGGCAGGTAAAGCTTTTGATAGATTCAGGTGCTGGTCGCCAGCCCTGAAAAGGTCTGAAATCGATTGTTGGATTGTGTGTAATTGTGTGCCTGGTTCCCCAAACTTCTTGGGCCAAACACAACAACAATAATAAAAAAATTGATTTTTTTTTCCCAAGCATACAAAAGCCCCCTTTTCCCATCTTTTTTACTTTTTAAAGATTGTAATGTTAACTATAGCAAAATGAAGGGGCTCTTTTCTAGAACCGAAAAAATTACTTTCTACGGTGGCGTTTGGTATTTTCTTGCTGTGGTTCTGGTTGCTCTGTGCGTTTGCTTGAATCATCAATAACTTCTGTAGGTTGACTATCAGAAGAAGAGCTACTTGAAACACTTGAGCTTGTTTGTTGGTAGATTTGTGTTTTGATTGCTGGAAAAAAGTTTTGTAATAGTGTGGGCATGGTATTAAAAATGGGATACCAAGAATAATCTATTATTCCAGGTTCTAAGTTAAGTACCACGCTTTCAGTAAGTTTTTGAAAAAGACATAATTCTTGTAAGGTGCGAGGCAAAAATTGCAGAGTAATTTTTCCATACAAATTGCCGGTAACAAGTGTATTTTTGCCTAGTGTTGTTAAGCAGGTAAGTCTATCGTTTTCTAGTGCACGAGGCTTCCAGGTTGTTCCTCTTTCGTTAACCCACAATGTTATATAATTTTTATCAAGAGCAAAAAAAGTACTATTATCTAAAATGGACAGAGATGTTATTGCTGTTTGAGGATACGCTGGGTTTTCAATATCGGTAACCCATATCCATGAGCCGTCATAGTTGCGGCGCCACAGTTTAATAACGCCGTCGTTAGCTCCGCTGATAAAAGTATTATCGGTAAGTTTTGCAAGGCAGCAAACGGTGCCATGGTGTTGGTGTTCGCCGGTAAGGTGGGTGGTGCAGAGCCATTGACCTTCTTGGTTGAGCGTCCATATTTTTATAGTACCGTTCCAAAAGCCCGTGGCAATAGTCTGATCGTCAAGTTTTAGCGCTGTGCCAAACCAGTTATTATCAACAAGGTTGGTTGAGTTGGTCCAGATATTATCACTATTTTTTGTCCATACGCATACTGTGGTTGAGAAGTTAATAGTTAGGAATGTTTTTTCGTTAACAGCAATTGTAGATCTGAATGGCGCAATGATGGTGGTAATATCACGTGCGTCCCATTCATTAGTTTCACTATTTTTTATCCATTCCTGCGTTTGTTCATCGCTGCTTGTAATTATGTTGTTTTTATCAAGAATGACGGCAGCGTTTATTCTTTTATCATGAGACAATGCCGTTTGTTGCCAAATTCCTTCATTGTTTTCGTAAAGATAAGCTCCTTGGAGCAAACCAAGAGCAATAAATAAAGTATTATCAAAAGGTATCAGTGTGTTGGCAAAAAAATTAGGCGCTTGAACTATGCTTGATGAGTCTAACTTTTTTTCTTTGCAGTAGTTAACAATCATGAACAAGAGTTCGCTACCAGGCATAAGATTATGCAAGTAAGATAGTGGCCCTTGCCGGTCAACTGGCCGAGCAAGATCTGCAGTTTTTATCAAATGAGCAAGGTCTGGGCTGTGTTGGCTCATTGCCGTTCCTGCCAGCGATCTGAGCGATGGAACTCTTGATGGCTCTGCTGCGCCAAAAAGTGGCGTGTTGAGGGTAAGAGCGATGAGCGAAAGTGATAAAAAGCGTTTCATGATAACCTCTATAATTTTTATTTTTAACGATCTCGTTTTGCGTCTGTGCGCTTTGTCGTTTGTTGTATTTCTGTTTCTTCATTGCTTACATGGTCATCATCGTTTGAGCTTGATTGAAGCAATGACTCAAGGCTTAATCCGTCGAACATTCTTGCAAGTTCGCTTTCTATATCAGGTAGAGTTTCGGTTCTTGCTGAACTGCGCGGTGCTTGATGGCGCTTGGTTGTTTTTACTGTTTTAGGGAATAATGCTTTCATGGTTTCTTCAAAAGCATAGTCTGTGCCAGTATTTTCTTTGCCTAGTGTTTGTCGCTTGGTTGGTTGTTTTGATGGCGTGCTTGTGTTGAGGCGTTTTGTTACCTTTATTGTGATTGATGGTAGGTGTATTTTGAGCTGCGGTGCTAGGTTTTCTAGAATGGTATACCATCCATCGTGGAGTTCTACGGTGCCGCTTTTATCTATAAGTTTCATGAGCAGTATGAGCTCAAGGCAGTTTGGCAGGTGCCATGCCTGCGCAATGCCAGTTAAAGAAAGTGTTGCGACGCTATTGGTGCTCAATCTAAAAACTTGTTTGCTGCCTTGTGCAAAGGAAAAAACCGTATTCCACTGCTTTGTATCTTCGTTGTATACACATATTTTTGCACAGTTGATATCAATAAAAATGATAATTTTTTTTGATATTTTTATTATGTTGAATCGGTCTTGACCGAGAGAGTTTCTCTTTATTACCTCATCCATGAAATCTTGTCCGACATAAAAAGAACTGATTTCTGAAAGTCTATTATTTTGTTTGTTAAAATACCAAGCACACATGAGTTTTTGTTTTGGCATGTATCCAGATGGAGTATCAGTAAACCTATTTGATTCAACAAAAACATGAGAGTCTTCAAAGATGCTTGCTATGTGTGTGACGTCGTGACCGAGAAAAACTGGTTCTTGTGAGAGTAAAGTATGAGCCTTTGGAAGGTGGTAAAGAGCTGCTCGCATGGCTTCTTCTTCATCTTGATTCATAAAAACTGGAGGAGCGAGGTGGAGTGAATTCTGATCTAAAAATTCTTGAGCACGTGCTGTTGTACTTTTTATTCCAGGCATTGCGCTTGAACTACTTGAACTACTGCTTGATGAGCTAGTGTAGCTTGAGCTGCTTGCTGCAGGATTTGCTACTGGCAGGGCCAGCGTAAGAGCGATGAGCGAAAGTGATAAAAAGCGTTTCATGGTAACCTCCTGAAACAATAAAACAAAAATTACAAACTGATAATATTAATTATATATATTTTTAAATAAAAGTAAAATGACAATGTCGATAAAAATACAAAAATGGCCTTTTTTGAATATTTTTTTGCTTTCTTATCGAAAAATGGCAAAAACTGGCGTTTTTTAAATGGTTAAAAAAGGGTGTTTTTGTATGATTTTTCAGAGATAGGCCTGTTTGTGTTGAGCCAGTAGTGTTTTTGCTACTTTTTTGCTCCTTTAAAATCTTAAGAAAAACAGATAGAAAACTTTAGTCACTTAGTGTAGGGTGGGAATTGATTTTTCTATTTTTTGCCGTATAATTAAAAACGAATAGAAAGAGAGTTTTTTGTCAAAAATAGTTTATTTTTAACACAAAGAAGGACGATGTTATGGCAGAGACATTTAAAGGAGCTATTAAGCCCCTCTACGACCGTGTCCTGGTTAAACGCTTAGAAAGCGAACAAAAAACCCAAGGTGGTATCTACATTCCCGATACAGCGCAAGAAAAGACCCAGTTTGGGGCTGTTATTGCTGCCGGTGAAGGTAAATTGTTGGCCGACGGTTCATTGCGCCAACTTAAAGTTAAAGAAGGCGACAAGGTGCTTTTTGGCAAATTTTCAGGAACTGAAGTCAAAGTAAGTGGCGAAGAATTCTTGATTTTGCGCGAAGAAGAGATTCTTGGTCGTATTGAAGGTTAATTAACTTAGTTTTAAAAAGGTAAAACAACTATGGCAAAAAGAATTATCTTTGGCGAAGACGCCAGAGCAAAAATCTTAAAAGGTGTTAACACCCTTGCTGACGCAGTAAAAGTAACCTTGGGGCCCAAAGGCCGCAACGTTGCAATTGAAAAGTCTTTTGGTTCACCAATTATTACCAAAGACGGTGTGTCGGTTGCAAAAGAAATTGAATTAAAAGATAAGCTTGAAAACATGGGCGCACAAATGGTGCGTGAAGTTGCTTCAAAAACTGCAGATGTGGCCGGCGACGGTACCACCACGGCAACTGTTTTGGCACAAGCAATTTACCGTGAAGGCATGAAAAACGTTGCTGCAGGTTCAAACCCAATGGAAGTTAAGCGTGGGATTGATAAAGCAGTTGAAGTAGTTGTTGCTGAACTTAAAAAGCTTTCAAAATCTATTGAAAGCAAAGAAGAGATCGCACAAGTAGCTTCTATTTCTGCAAACTCCGACAAATTCATTGGCGACCTGATTGCCGATGCAATGGACCGCGTGGGTAGACACGGCGTTATTACCGTTGAAGAAGCAAAAGGCATTGAAAGCGGTTTGGACGTTGTTGAAGGTATGCAGTTTGACCGTGGTTACATCTCTCCTTATTTTGTAACTAATCCAGAAAAGATGGAAACGGTTTTGGATCACCCTGCTATTTTGATTTGCGAAAAGAAGTTGAGCAGCATGAAAGATATGTTGCCAATCCTTGAGCACGTTGCAAAGCAAGGTAAACCACTCATGATTATTGCTGAAGATATTGAAGGCGAAGCGCTTGCAACCTTGGTTGTAAACAAAATGCGCGGCACGCTCAATGTGGCAGCAGTTAAAGCGCCTGGTTTTGGTGATCGTCGTAAAGCGATGTTGCAAGATATTGCAGTATTGACCGGCGGCCAAGTGGTTTCTGACGATCTTGGTATTAAGCTTGAAAGCTTGACCATGGCAGACCTTGGTAGCGCCAAAACGGTTCGCGTAACCAAAGACAATTGCGTTATTGTAGACGGCAAGGGCGATGCGGCTTTAATTAAAGCACGCGTTGCGCAAATTAATGTTGAAATGGAACAAACAACATCAGACTACGACAAAGAAAAGTTGCAAGAACGTCTTGCAAAGCTTTCTGGTGGTGTTGCCGTTATCAAGATTGGTGCCGCAACTGAAACAGAAATGAAAGAAAAGAAAGACCGCGTTGACGATGCATTGCACGCAACACGTGCTGCGGTAGAAGAAGGTATTGTTGCAGGCGGCGGACTTGCATTGCTTCGCGCACAAGCGGCTTTAGACAACCTCAAGCTTGAAGGCAACGAGCGCATTGGCGTGGGCATTATTAAGCGTGCGTTGGAAGAACCTGCGCGTATTATTGCATCAAACGCTGGCTACGAACCATCAGTTGTTGTTGATCGTGTCAAGAATGTCGAACAAGGCAACGTTGGTTTTGATGCTCGCACTGAAACCTACACCGACTTGGTAAAAGCCGGCGTTGTTGATCCAACTAAAGTAACGCGTTGTGCATTGCAAAATGCAGCATCTATTGCTGGGTTGTTGTTAACAACTGAAGCAATGGTTTGTGAGATTGCTGAAGAAAAATCTGCTGCACCACAAGCTGGTGGACATCCTGGCATGATGCCTGGCATGTACTAAGAGTTAGTAACTCAGCATTTACGTTTAAAAGGGCACGATTTCTCGTGCCCTTTTTTTGTTGACTTTTCAGGTGTCTCAATTACAACATTGGAGGGATAAAATTACAAATTACGAGGTTTTATTTTTAGGAGTGTTTTTGTGTTGAAGAAATATTTAGTTTTGATCACCTTATTTTTTGGTTGTCCCTATGGTTTGTATGGCGCCTTTTCTCAATTGGATAGCATGCAAATATTTCGTGCGATTGCGGGAATTGATTTTAGTATGCCTATTGGGAGTTTGTTGCAGTTAAAGGACAGCAGAAATCATATTCAATTTTTTGCTCAAAAAATAAAACCAATGGTTGATTTGGATATTTCAAGCATGTTGCCACCAGGGCAGTCAATTGTTGCTGTGGGCGGTATTGAAGGTAATGTTTTTGTTGCAAGTAATTCCGTGTCTGGCCATGGCCGCATAGATTGTTTTTTTAGAGGTCAGCGCACACGTTATCAGTACGATCAGTCTGTTCTTGCTGCTTGTTTGTGTGACAACAAAACAGGTCTTGCCGTTTTGTTGTCGGATGGCTCTCTTGATATTTGCTCGTCTGTTGATGTTTCATCTGCTAAGCGTTTGTTTATAAAACTTAACACACCGCTTACCAAGCCCCTGAAATGGGCAGATTCATTGCAATGGTTTGAAGACAAAAAATTTTTCATGTGTGTTGCTGATGAGAAGTTGTTTGGTTGGTCGCTTGAAGAAGGTTGTGGCGATAAATTGCAAGACGAATATGCGCCTGATTTATGTGCTTTGCTAGACGGTACGTTGATCATAAGCGAAGATGATAAGCTTTTTAGAGATTATTTAGATTGTGGCAAGCGTGTTGAGTTGTGTTCAGTGGCAAACGTTCAGTATCACCTCGCTTGTTCAGCTCCTGGCTGTTTTGTATTTGTAGCGGTGGCGTGTGGGTTTGGTAGTGAGGCTTGTTTAAGAGTTTTTAGTATGCTGGATAACTCTTGTGTCATGTCTAAAAAATTGCAGCTTCCGGGTTCTGAATACGTAACCGGGCTGGCATTTATTAACAGTAATCGGGAAATTTTGCTGAGCTTTTCAAATGGGCGCATGGCTATTTTTGATTGTAAATCTCAAGAAATTACCCATACTTTTGAGAGTGGCAATCAGCACATAATCTCACATTCGTGCGATAATAAAATAGTTTTTTCCGATCATACTTATGTTTTTACGCGCAACCCTCAAACGGGTTCGGTCAAGCGTTGGAAAGCAGGCAGTGGGTTTAATTTTGCCGAACAAGTGTTGATTTTTGAGTTGCAACGCCGGCAGGGTTTGTTTTCTCGCATGCCAAATATGCACGATACGTGGCGTCAAGTATTTGCTTGTTTGCCGGAGTCTGTTGGTGAAGAGTTGAGACGAGGGTTTTTCTGTCGTGGTGGTTGTGCAATTTTGTAGCA
It includes:
- a CDS encoding DUF1015 family protein; the protein is MLGKKKSIFLLLLLCLAQEVWGTRHTITHNPTIDFRPFQGWRPAPESIKSFTCPPYNSMNPTYAHEFARTHPENFIHIIRPDINLMPDSELYTKTAASKGKEYLNELIEKNIIQQDTQPAYYLYCQQKNNKKMYGIIGELALQNYRDGLIKPHEKIISAKKRAVTTFTKIQQAQIDPIVLTYKNNPTIDIIIETIARNKPSQQIITEDEAIHQLWVINDHKTINQLAQNFAALTALYVADGHHRSASANQLFKKEPNNPFYHHILAALFSDTSIAILAYNRLLKSLSGISTYAFLNVVKKSFRVKRVDVAQLAEPKHVHELGMLLDGTWYSLHLQEKFIAMRQNNPVESLDITILDELLLRPFFKVRRLIIDQDIEFIGGLKNTQELERECRQGGWQIAFALYPISSQQLMDVVDAGQLMPAKATWFEPKIRPGLVIRCGN
- a CDS encoding WD40 repeat domain-containing protein, whose translation is MKRFLSLSLIALTLNTPLFGAAEPSRVPSLRSLAGTAMSQHSPDLAHLIKTADLARPVDRQGPLSYLHNLMPGSELLFMIVNYCKEKKLDSSSIVQAPNFFANTLIPFDNTLFIALGLLQGAYLYENNEGIWQQTALSHDKRINAAVILDKNNIITSSDEQTQEWIKNSETNEWDARDITTIIAPFRSTIAVNEKTFLTINFSTTVCVWTKNSDNIWTNSTNLVDNNWFGTALKLDDQTIATGFWNGTIKIWTLNQEGQWLCTTHLTGEHQHHGTVCCLAKLTDNTFISGANDGVIKLWRRNYDGSWIWVTDIENPAYPQTAITSLSILDNSTFFALDKNYITLWVNERGTTWKPRALENDRLTCLTTLGKNTLVTGNLYGKITLQFLPRTLQELCLFQKLTESVVLNLEPGIIDYSWYPIFNTMPTLLQNFFPAIKTQIYQQTSSSVSSSSSSDSQPTEVIDDSSKRTEQPEPQQENTKRHRRK
- a CDS encoding co-chaperone GroES, with amino-acid sequence MAETFKGAIKPLYDRVLVKRLESEQKTQGGIYIPDTAQEKTQFGAVIAAGEGKLLADGSLRQLKVKEGDKVLFGKFSGTEVKVSGEEFLILREEEILGRIEG
- the groL gene encoding chaperonin GroEL (60 kDa chaperone family; promotes refolding of misfolded polypeptides especially under stressful conditions; forms two stacked rings of heptamers to form a barrel-shaped 14mer; ends can be capped by GroES; misfolded proteins enter the barrel where they are refolded when GroES binds), which encodes MAKRIIFGEDARAKILKGVNTLADAVKVTLGPKGRNVAIEKSFGSPIITKDGVSVAKEIELKDKLENMGAQMVREVASKTADVAGDGTTTATVLAQAIYREGMKNVAAGSNPMEVKRGIDKAVEVVVAELKKLSKSIESKEEIAQVASISANSDKFIGDLIADAMDRVGRHGVITVEEAKGIESGLDVVEGMQFDRGYISPYFVTNPEKMETVLDHPAILICEKKLSSMKDMLPILEHVAKQGKPLMIIAEDIEGEALATLVVNKMRGTLNVAAVKAPGFGDRRKAMLQDIAVLTGGQVVSDDLGIKLESLTMADLGSAKTVRVTKDNCVIVDGKGDAALIKARVAQINVEMEQTTSDYDKEKLQERLAKLSGGVAVIKIGAATETEMKEKKDRVDDALHATRAAVEEGIVAGGGLALLRAQAALDNLKLEGNERIGVGIIKRALEEPARIIASNAGYEPSVVVDRVKNVEQGNVGFDARTETYTDLVKAGVVDPTKVTRCALQNAASIAGLLLTTEAMVCEIAEEKSAAPQAGGHPGMMPGMY